The following nucleotide sequence is from Apium graveolens cultivar Ventura chromosome 4, ASM990537v1, whole genome shotgun sequence.
TCTTTGGGTCATAAACACCTTTCTGACGCAAAACTTCTGCGGCAATGGGTACAGTGGAATTGACTGGGTTGCTGATAATATGGATGAAAGCATCCGGGCAATTATCAGCAACAGCCTCCACCAAGTTCTTCACTATGCTCGCATTAATGTTGAACAGGTCATCACGGGTCATACCAGGTTTCCTTGGAACTCCAGCAGGTATGACTACCACATCTACACCTTTCAGTGCATTGCCTAATTCTGACTGTCCAGTAAAATCTAACACTTGAGAAGGAGTGTTGCAATGACTAAGATCAGCTGCAACTCCCTTGACATTTGCTATATCATAAAGATGGAGGGATGAAACTAGTGGGGACATCTTAATGAGAAGTGACAGTGGCTGGCCTATACCACCTGCAGCTCCAAGAACTGCCACTTTGAAGGAGGCCTGGATCTGAAGGTTACCAGAAGTCCTCTGGCTTGAACTTTGTGATTTGCGTATAAATGATGCTCGAAGAGCTGCACTGCTGTTCTTTCCAGAAAAGGATGAGTCTAAGTCACAGCCTATAGATGAAGCTGCCTTGAGGCCACTGAAACTTTTAAGGTTGTTGTATCTCACACTAAAGACCTTTGATTGTGAAAGTGGACTTGCTTTGGAGCCATATGATAATGTTGATCCAAGCGAAAAAGTAGCTGCAGATGTTGCTGCCATCCTGAGCTCTGAGAACAGAAATTATATTAGCATCTTTGACAGAGAGTCAGATACTCTGCAATGGACTTGAAAAAATGTGACCAAGCTACAACCAAGACGATCTCTGGTGCTTTATTTAGATAGAAAACATGTTATATAGCATAACTGAAGTAACATAGCTAAGCAGAACAAAAGGTTTAATTTTTAAACAAATTAGACTATGACAGTCCCTGTACTGATTGAACCAGAGAAAAAACTTGAAATATTACTATATAACTAGTGATGCAACAACTAGTATTAGTCAAAATGATTTAACCAGTAGCAAGTTATAACTGCATCCATTGTATTATGTCTTTCCATGCATCTATTATCAACAAGCAACAACATATTAATTAAATTTGTAAAAATAACAATGGAATATTATGCAGGCAGTAGTAAATAAGAGTTGCATCATGCAGTATAGTAGAAGTAAACGGTTAAGGAACAGATTATCACCATCTAATGTTTGATATAGTAGCAGAGTCCTCAAACTCCTTTTTGGAAAAATAGAGACGACAGACATTTTCAGACAGATATGctagaaaaataaaattatacaagCAAGAAAAATATCATTAGCCCATTGCCAACTAAATGAGTCGAAACAACGTTGAGTGACATAGACAAATGGATGGAAGGAGTATGAAGTCTGCACACACATGACTATCATACAAATTATTCCACAGAAAACACATAAAAAACTATGACCTTACAACTAatatgttattccctaatttttttaataaatcaGTACTCCATACAATTGACAAATGCATGGTGCAAACTAAAATGGAACAAGCAAAAGGGTTGGGGGGGATCCTAATCAAACTCGATGAACAATACACTGGACATATGAAAATTTAATTTACTTAGAATACAACACAAAAATGGCAATATCAAAAAATATAAGAATGACATG
It contains:
- the LOC141717725 gene encoding malate dehydrogenase, chloroplastic-like translates to MAATSAATFSLGSTLSYGSKASPLSQSKVFSVRYNNLKSFSGLKAASSIGCDLDSSFSGKNSSAALRASFIRKSQSSSQRTSGNLQIQASFKVAVLGAAGGIGQPLSLLIKMSPLVSSLHLYDIANVKGVAADLSHCNTPSQVLDFTGQSELGNALKGVDVVVIPAGVPRKPGMTRDDLFNINASIVKNLVEAVADNCPDAFIHIISNPVNSTVPIAAEVLRQKGVYDPKKLFGVTTLDVVRANTFVAQKKNLRLIDVDVPVIGGHAGITILPLLSKSKPSVSFSDEEVQELTVRIQNAGTEVVEAKAGAGSATLSMAYAAARFVESSLRALDGDTDVYECAFVQSELTELPYFASRIKLGKKGVEAVIQSDFQGLTEYEQKALEALKPELKASIEKGVAFAQKQSVAA